One Nitrospinota bacterium genomic region harbors:
- a CDS encoding response regulator, with the protein MLLNNIKEDSKILIVDDMEDNIYILEGILQEAGYRSFKSTTDSRKVISIYAEYQPDLVLLDLEMPYFTGFEVMRMLKEVEHDSYIPVIVLTARSERETRIKALEAGARDFVVKPFDEVEVETRIRNQLEVRLLHNQIKNQNVILEDKVKERTRELAHTRREVIYRLGIAAEFRDNETGDHILRMSKMCEKLALGIGLGKERADLMLNGSPMHDIGKIGIPDSILLKPGALNDEEWVVMKKHTEIGEQILSGDTSSLLTTARIIAISHHEKWDGTGYPKGLKGDAIPIEGRIAAIADVFDALTSQRPYKEPWSIEDAVKEINSKSGKHFDPALIEVFNKIIPEFAEIKEKHK; encoded by the coding sequence ATGTTGCTGAACAATATCAAGGAAGATTCAAAAATTCTGATAGTGGATGACATGGAGGATAACATCTATATCCTCGAAGGTATCCTCCAGGAAGCGGGATATAGATCCTTTAAAAGCACGACAGATTCGCGCAAAGTTATTTCGATATATGCTGAATACCAGCCGGATCTTGTTTTGCTCGATCTGGAAATGCCGTACTTTACCGGATTTGAAGTTATGAGAATGCTAAAGGAGGTCGAACACGACTCTTACATACCAGTCATCGTTCTCACGGCCAGGTCGGAGCGGGAGACGAGAATAAAGGCGCTGGAAGCTGGCGCGAGGGATTTCGTAGTAAAGCCGTTTGACGAAGTTGAGGTCGAGACAAGGATCAGGAATCAGCTTGAAGTGCGGCTTCTGCACAATCAGATAAAAAACCAGAATGTAATTCTGGAAGATAAGGTAAAGGAGCGCACCAGGGAGCTTGCGCATACACGTCGGGAAGTCATTTATCGCCTCGGTATCGCGGCTGAATTCAGGGATAACGAAACCGGTGATCACATTCTTCGGATGAGCAAAATGTGCGAGAAGCTGGCGCTTGGGATTGGTTTAGGGAAAGAGAGGGCAGACCTGATGTTGAACGGAAGCCCCATGCACGATATCGGGAAGATAGGGATACCCGATTCCATACTGTTGAAGCCGGGTGCGCTCAACGATGAAGAGTGGGTTGTGATGAAAAAACATACCGAAATTGGGGAGCAGATACTAAGCGGAGATACATCATCGCTTCTCACAACTGCAAGAATCATCGCCATTTCGCATCATGAGAAGTGGGACGGGACAGGCTATCCCAAGGGATTAAAGGGGGACGCGATACCTATCGAAGGGAGGATAGCGGCGATAGCTGATGTTTTCGACGCCCTTACATCCCAGCGTCCTTACAAGGAACCCTGGAGTATTGAGGACGCCGTTAAGGAGATCAACAGCAAAAGCGGAAAGCACTTCGACCCCGCGCTTATAGAAGTTTTCAACAAAATAATTCCCGAGTTTGCCGAGATAAAGGAAAAGCACAAGTAA
- the mazG gene encoding nucleoside triphosphate pyrophosphohydrolase, giving the protein MNKKLSELSGIMRRLREENGCPWDREQTHDSLKSYLIEEAYEVLEAIESGEDHALKEELGDLLFQVVFHSQIANEGGRFSLEDVIENVSEKMIRRHPHVFGDEKADNSGEVLNRWEDIKGKEKNRESMLEGIPRSLPSLIRAKRLQERAARVGFDWPNAEKVWEKVEEEWRELQEARASNDKENIEEEMGDLMIALVNLGRFLDIDGDTALGKANEKFIRRFTAIEREFKEKKIDIHKASLDEMEEIWVREREKEKS; this is encoded by the coding sequence ATGAACAAGAAGTTGAGCGAACTATCGGGAATAATGCGACGCCTGCGGGAGGAGAACGGCTGTCCATGGGACAGGGAGCAGACCCACGACTCCTTGAAGTCATATCTTATCGAGGAGGCGTATGAAGTCCTGGAGGCCATCGAGTCGGGAGAGGATCACGCGCTGAAGGAAGAGCTGGGCGACCTCCTGTTTCAGGTTGTTTTCCATTCGCAAATAGCAAACGAGGGTGGTCGGTTTTCGCTGGAAGACGTTATTGAGAATGTAAGTGAAAAGATGATCCGAAGGCACCCGCATGTTTTCGGCGATGAGAAAGCGGACAACTCCGGCGAAGTGCTCAACAGGTGGGAGGACATCAAGGGGAAGGAAAAGAACAGGGAGTCGATGCTTGAAGGCATTCCAAGGTCCCTGCCATCCCTGATAAGGGCAAAAAGACTTCAAGAGCGCGCCGCCAGGGTGGGATTCGATTGGCCAAATGCTGAAAAGGTATGGGAAAAGGTCGAGGAGGAGTGGAGAGAACTGCAGGAAGCAAGGGCGTCCAACGACAAGGAGAACATTGAAGAGGAGATGGGCGATTTGATGATCGCATTGGTCAACCTCGGCCGGTTTCTGGATATTGATGGCGATACAGCGCTGGGAAAGGCGAATGAGAAATTCATCCGCCGCTTCACGGCAATTGAGCGCGAATTCAAGGAGAAAAAAATAGACATCCATAAGGCATCACTCGATGAAATGGAAGAGATATGGGTTCGCGAACGGGAGAAAGAGAAGAGTTAG
- a CDS encoding FprA family A-type flavoprotein, whose amino-acid sequence MDTKDLTNPIEVVKNIYWVGVSENRSVLHCNPYLLVSEDEAILFDPGSIRHFPVVMRKVMEIIDPGIISALVVHHQDPDVCGSLAVVEEVINRDDLKIIAHTNTIRLLEHYGFKSSYYPVEKNGYSYVMKSGRKLEFIFTRFLHSPGAIATYDPKTGTLFTSDLFGAVFENWSIFPSEGLWDGMAVWHRTYMPSNSILKSCLENLRKLDINRILPQHGCILEGENIAKAFDLLMELKCGIDLD is encoded by the coding sequence ATGGATACAAAAGATTTAACGAATCCGATAGAAGTCGTAAAAAACATATACTGGGTTGGCGTTTCGGAAAATAGATCGGTACTTCACTGCAACCCCTATCTTCTTGTCTCCGAAGATGAGGCGATATTATTTGATCCCGGATCAATTCGCCACTTTCCGGTTGTAATGCGCAAGGTCATGGAGATAATAGACCCCGGCATAATATCGGCTCTGGTAGTGCACCATCAGGATCCCGATGTATGCGGAAGTCTGGCGGTAGTCGAGGAGGTAATAAACAGGGACGACCTGAAGATAATCGCACACACCAATACGATAAGGCTGTTGGAACATTACGGGTTCAAGTCGAGCTACTACCCAGTTGAAAAGAACGGATACAGCTATGTCATGAAGAGCGGAAGAAAGCTGGAATTCATCTTTACGAGATTTCTGCATTCGCCGGGAGCCATCGCTACTTATGATCCGAAGACCGGTACCCTCTTTACGTCGGATCTGTTTGGAGCAGTTTTTGAGAACTGGTCGATATTTCCGTCGGAAGGGTTGTGGGACGGCATGGCCGTGTGGCACCGGACATACATGCCGAGCAACAGTATATTGAAATCGTGCCTTGAAAACCTGCGCAAGCTTGACATAAACAGGATACTCCCTCAGCACGGATGCATTCTTGAGGGGGAAAATATAGCAAAGGCTTTCGACCTCCTGATGGAGCTGAAGTGCGGTATTGACCTGGACTAG
- a CDS encoding hybrid sensor histidine kinase/response regulator, producing the protein MPLDKNDRITAETEFRLVASNYFSEVKASLLRETIQSINKVQAEIKREVEAHKVAREELIIEKNRAEAATLLKDKFVSLVAHDLRSPFTSILGILKMVLKDADDPVTEKQREKIMRVLENGENLIKIIENILDVSKLKTGEIEPQRVFSIVRHLAESVIRKHLETAERKGITLFNDLPQNKRIYVDPVLFEEVLSNLVNNAIKFSNEGCVIRIFSGNEEKTEIIVSDTGIGIPPDQISKIFNPEIRMSSKGTAGESGTGLGLSFCLDIIKAHDGNIKVESVEGAGSIFHIELPDVLPQAVLLAVRGDTYEAYKDAMTAHGMTVVDAEKYSIEENYHIAVVDADTENGFDFIRKLKTAQKFGNNPIIVVATEKNGEAKEKARDCGVRTFLEKPVSVEELLKRIQGTIP; encoded by the coding sequence ATGCCACTAGATAAAAACGACAGGATAACGGCAGAAACAGAATTCCGCCTGGTCGCCTCGAATTACTTCTCTGAAGTAAAAGCCTCGCTTCTTCGCGAAACGATACAGAGCATAAACAAGGTGCAGGCAGAAATAAAGAGAGAGGTTGAGGCGCATAAAGTTGCCAGGGAAGAGCTGATCATCGAAAAAAACAGGGCGGAAGCGGCAACTCTGCTGAAAGACAAATTCGTTTCCCTCGTTGCTCACGATCTTCGCTCCCCTTTTACAAGCATACTTGGAATTTTAAAAATGGTTCTAAAGGATGCCGATGATCCGGTTACTGAAAAACAGAGGGAAAAGATTATGAGAGTCCTGGAGAACGGAGAGAATCTCATAAAAATAATCGAAAATATACTGGACGTATCAAAACTGAAAACAGGAGAGATCGAACCTCAGAGAGTTTTTTCAATAGTCCGCCATCTTGCCGAGAGTGTCATCAGGAAACATCTCGAAACGGCGGAACGGAAAGGGATCACTCTTTTCAACGATTTGCCACAAAATAAAAGGATTTACGTGGATCCTGTCCTCTTTGAAGAGGTGCTCTCAAACCTGGTAAACAACGCGATAAAATTTTCGAACGAAGGGTGTGTTATCCGGATATTTTCCGGCAATGAAGAAAAAACGGAGATTATCGTTTCAGATACGGGAATAGGAATACCCCCGGACCAGATTAGCAAAATTTTCAATCCGGAAATCAGGATGTCTTCAAAAGGCACCGCAGGTGAAAGCGGAACTGGTCTTGGCTTATCTTTCTGCCTCGATATCATCAAGGCGCATGACGGAAACATCAAGGTGGAATCGGTGGAAGGGGCCGGCTCAATTTTCCACATTGAGCTTCCCGATGTATTGCCGCAGGCCGTTCTCCTGGCAGTAAGAGGTGATACATATGAAGCGTATAAAGATGCGATGACCGCTCACGGAATGACCGTCGTGGATGCAGAAAAGTACAGTATCGAGGAGAATTATCACATCGCTGTAGTCGATGCAGATACCGAAAATGGTTTTGATTTCATAAGAAAGCTGAAAACAGCCCAAAAGTTCGGCAATAATCCGATTATTGTAGTTGCAACCGAAAAAAATGGCGAAGCGAAGGAGAAGGCAAGAGATTGCGGAGTGAGGACATTTTTGGAAAAGCCGGTAAGCGTAGAAGAACTATTGAAAAGAATACAGGGCACAATCCCGTAA
- the dnaN gene encoding DNA polymerase III subunit beta, giving the protein MEFKINQSEIERCLQRVQGFVNLKGANPVLSNVKISTKGKSGIKAFATDYDIGLSGTYEATVVKEGEVTLHAKRLFEIVRQLPNEEVIFRFSGTGRCEVECGKSNFKLVTTDVSEFPEEPTFPKEQTVKVDLQMLKDMMDKTLYAASQNESRMALNGIYCQLFPSSIKVVATDGHRLSFVTRAVSLGIKEKISMILPRKGVVELKKLFDEMEDEASLTIARVDNRIFFKIDKLEFFTREVEGTYPNYEQVIPQKNTKKATINVENVKKSIKRVSTVSADKSYLIHFHFKKGKLEISSEVSEVGEAHEEVDVEFSAEPLKLGLNSQYILETLSHITSESAELKLEGSEDAALIKPTDDDDYVSIIMPMRI; this is encoded by the coding sequence ATGGAATTCAAGATAAACCAGAGTGAGATAGAGCGTTGTCTACAGAGGGTTCAGGGATTCGTAAATCTAAAAGGGGCAAATCCTGTATTAAGTAACGTAAAGATATCCACTAAGGGAAAGAGCGGTATCAAGGCGTTCGCGACTGATTACGACATTGGCCTCAGCGGGACCTACGAGGCAACAGTGGTTAAGGAAGGGGAGGTTACCCTTCACGCCAAGCGCCTATTTGAAATTGTCCGCCAACTGCCGAATGAAGAGGTCATATTCCGTTTTTCCGGCACCGGACGCTGTGAAGTGGAGTGCGGCAAGTCCAACTTCAAGCTGGTAACTACCGATGTCTCCGAATTTCCCGAGGAACCGACCTTCCCGAAAGAACAGACAGTCAAGGTCGACCTTCAGATGCTGAAGGATATGATGGACAAGACACTGTATGCCGCCAGTCAGAACGAATCCAGAATGGCATTGAACGGCATCTATTGCCAGCTCTTCCCTAGTTCCATCAAGGTGGTAGCGACCGACGGGCATCGCCTTTCGTTCGTCACCCGGGCGGTAAGCCTGGGCATCAAGGAAAAGATATCCATGATACTCCCCAGAAAAGGGGTGGTTGAGCTGAAAAAGCTTTTTGATGAAATGGAAGATGAAGCTTCGCTCACCATCGCGCGGGTCGATAACAGGATATTCTTCAAGATCGACAAGCTGGAGTTCTTTACCAGAGAGGTGGAAGGGACATATCCAAACTACGAGCAGGTCATTCCGCAAAAGAACACGAAGAAGGCCACTATCAATGTGGAGAATGTAAAAAAGTCGATAAAGCGCGTATCAACCGTTTCGGCTGACAAGTCATACCTCATACATTTCCACTTCAAAAAAGGGAAGCTGGAGATATCATCCGAAGTATCGGAAGTCGGCGAGGCGCACGAGGAAGTCGATGTCGAGTTTTCCGCCGAACCATTAAAGCTTGGGCTGAACTCACAGTATATTCTCGAAACTTTGAGCCATATTACAAGCGAAAGCGCGGAGTTGAAGCTTGAAGGCTCCGAGGATGCCGCCCTAATAAAGCCGACAGACGACGATGATTATGTTTCCATAATCATGCCTATGCGTATCTGA
- the mdh gene encoding malate dehydrogenase, with protein MEVTRKKITIVGAGHVGATTAQLCAYKKLGNVVMYDIVEGIPQGKALDLMESAPLEHFDMKVTGTNDYKDTANSDVVVITAGIPRKPGMTREDLRDTNANIVKDVAENIIKHSPNCIMIVVSNPVDTMTYVAKKYSGLPKNRILGMAGVLDAARFRHFISLELGVSNEDIHAMVLGLHGTDMVPLPSHTSVAGIPITELIPKDRIEDLVQRTRDGGAEIVKYLKTGSAYYAPGASIAQGIESIIRDKKRVHPCPVFLEGEYGINGIFMGVPCIIGANGVEKIIEMHLNEEEMALLHKSADGVKKSISQLKV; from the coding sequence ATGGAAGTCACTAGAAAAAAAATAACGATAGTTGGCGCCGGTCATGTTGGGGCTACGACCGCCCAGCTCTGCGCCTATAAGAAGCTGGGCAACGTTGTAATGTACGATATCGTTGAGGGCATCCCGCAGGGCAAGGCTCTTGATCTTATGGAATCGGCTCCGCTTGAACATTTCGACATGAAGGTTACCGGCACGAACGATTACAAGGATACCGCTAATTCCGATGTCGTGGTCATAACTGCCGGGATACCGAGAAAACCCGGCATGACCCGCGAAGACCTGAGGGATACAAACGCGAATATCGTAAAGGACGTCGCCGAAAACATCATTAAACACTCTCCGAACTGCATCATGATAGTGGTTTCAAACCCTGTCGATACGATGACATATGTCGCTAAAAAATATTCCGGTCTTCCAAAGAACAGGATCCTCGGCATGGCCGGCGTTCTGGATGCTGCCCGTTTTCGCCATTTCATTTCGCTTGAGCTCGGCGTAAGCAACGAGGACATACACGCGATGGTGCTTGGCCTTCACGGTACAGACATGGTACCGCTACCAAGCCACACGTCCGTAGCAGGCATCCCCATAACCGAGCTTATCCCGAAAGATCGGATTGAAGACTTGGTACAGCGAACGCGCGACGGCGGAGCCGAGATTGTTAAATACCTCAAAACCGGAAGCGCGTACTATGCTCCCGGCGCTTCAATCGCCCAGGGCATCGAATCGATAATAAGGGATAAAAAGAGGGTTCACCCATGCCCTGTTTTCCTCGAGGGGGAATACGGCATCAACGGCATTTTCATGGGCGTTCCGTGCATCATCGGCGCCAATGGAGTCGAGAAGATAATAGAAATGCATCTTAATGAGGAAGAGATGGCTCTCCTTCATAAATCCGCAGACGGCGTTAAAAAATCCATTTCCCAGTTGAAGGTCTGA